The Streptomyces racemochromogenes DNA segment TCCGGCGGCAGGGTCTGCTGCCGGCCGGCCGGGCGACGGCCGCGACCCTGGCGGAGTACGGGGAGGAGCACGCGGAGCGGCTGCGGCTGATCAAGGCCCTGACCACGCTGGGCGGGCTGTCCATCGCCGCCACCCGCGAGGTGCTCGGCGCGGTCGACCAGGCCCACAGCACCGAGGGCGCCCTCGGCGCGATCAGCTACGCGCTCCCCGTGCCGGTGGCCTCCCAGGGCCCCGCGGACGACGAGGAGGAGGCCGGAGCCGACGAGGCAGCGGCGGCGGAGGTCGCGGAGCTGCTCGCCGCCCTGGAATGGCGGGCGCCCGGCACCTCACCC contains these protein-coding regions:
- a CDS encoding MerR family transcriptional regulator, yielding MKISELSRLTGVPVASIKYFRRQGLLPAGRATAATLAEYGEEHAERLRLIKALTTLGGLSIAATREVLGAVDQAHSTEGALGAISYALPVPVASQGPADDEEEAGADEAAAAEVAELLAALEWRAPGTSPHVKGLTAALKELRRLDAQYAPGELAAYARLAESVARLDLERASCLDEPVALAERAVIVFAICAPVFELLRRLAQEDQVRRRITHDDTGSAC